The Peribacillus sp. FSL E2-0218 genome contains a region encoding:
- the menD gene encoding 2-succinyl-5-enolpyruvyl-6-hydroxy-3-cyclohexene-1-carboxylic-acid synthase, with translation MNDRDALTAYAASFVDELAENGVKHVVVSPGSRSTPLALLLVEHPDIEIHINVDERSAAFFALGMAKVLKEPVGLLCTSGTAAANFYPAVIEAFYSRVPLIVLTADRPHELRDVGAPQAIDQIHLYGRQVKWFVEMALPENTGEMMRYARTVGARAVATAAAEPAGPVHLNFPLREPLIPNLEQAKEFRQNKLTPSVLIESGVRSLSASQMDSVAATLSQAKQGLIVCGELPDPAMKEAVAALAETLAFPLLADPLSQLRSGSHDKGVIIDAYDTFLRDEAAKSVFRPDVIVRFGAMPVSKPLLLFMKKQKQAVTLVVDGGAGWREPAGLATNMIYCEEKDFCQRVGQRITGTAGDEWLRLWQTVNGATKNALATVLDEAELSEGKLFALLADMLPQKSTLFVGNSMPIRDLDTFFMNNEKGIRTLANRGANGIDGVVSTALGVSTVADKTVLAIGDLSFFHDMNGLLAAKLQKQDITILLINNDGGGIFSFLPQANDREHFETLFGTPHGLDFSHTAMLYGGKYDKVQTWDELKRVFTESFEIQGLKIIEVPTERESNLQKHRNLWSYVSQEIKLVLDREIS, from the coding sequence ATGAATGACCGAGATGCATTGACAGCTTATGCTGCTTCATTTGTCGATGAGCTGGCAGAAAACGGGGTGAAGCATGTGGTGGTGAGCCCAGGTTCACGATCCACACCGCTCGCTTTATTGCTGGTGGAACATCCTGATATTGAAATCCATATTAATGTGGATGAGCGTTCGGCCGCTTTTTTTGCCCTTGGGATGGCCAAGGTCTTAAAAGAACCTGTCGGACTTCTTTGTACGTCCGGTACGGCGGCAGCGAATTTTTACCCGGCCGTGATCGAGGCTTTCTATTCAAGGGTGCCGCTTATTGTACTTACTGCAGATCGACCGCATGAGCTCCGTGATGTAGGTGCCCCGCAGGCCATCGATCAGATACATTTATACGGGAGGCAAGTGAAATGGTTTGTCGAAATGGCCCTTCCGGAAAACACCGGTGAGATGATGCGGTATGCAAGAACGGTCGGTGCAAGGGCAGTGGCTACCGCAGCAGCGGAACCAGCAGGGCCTGTGCACTTGAATTTCCCGCTTCGCGAACCTTTGATACCGAATCTTGAGCAAGCGAAGGAATTCAGGCAAAACAAACTGACTCCTTCCGTATTGATCGAGAGCGGAGTTCGCTCACTCTCTGCATCACAAATGGACTCGGTTGCAGCCACTTTGTCACAAGCGAAGCAAGGGCTGATCGTATGCGGGGAATTACCGGACCCAGCGATGAAGGAGGCCGTTGCCGCATTAGCGGAAACGCTTGCTTTTCCGCTATTGGCCGATCCCCTTTCCCAGCTGAGGAGCGGAAGCCACGACAAAGGCGTCATAATTGATGCGTACGATACCTTTTTACGCGATGAAGCGGCAAAATCAGTCTTCAGACCGGACGTGATTGTGCGATTCGGTGCCATGCCTGTTTCAAAACCATTACTGCTATTCATGAAAAAGCAAAAACAGGCCGTCACGCTCGTGGTTGACGGTGGAGCAGGATGGCGGGAACCGGCAGGCTTGGCAACGAACATGATTTACTGTGAAGAGAAAGATTTCTGTCAACGAGTCGGGCAAAGAATCACCGGTACCGCTGGAGATGAATGGCTGCGCTTATGGCAGACCGTCAACGGAGCGACGAAGAATGCATTGGCTACCGTCCTCGATGAAGCGGAATTAAGTGAAGGCAAGCTGTTCGCCCTGCTTGCCGATATGCTGCCGCAAAAATCCACGCTGTTTGTCGGAAATAGTATGCCGATAAGAGACTTGGATACTTTCTTCATGAATAATGAAAAAGGAATCAGGACTTTGGCGAATCGTGGCGCAAATGGCATTGATGGTGTCGTGTCCACTGCGCTGGGGGTAAGTACGGTGGCAGATAAGACCGTGCTGGCAATCGGCGATTTAAGTTTTTTCCATGATATGAATGGCTTGCTTGCAGCCAAGCTGCAAAAGCAGGACATCACGATATTATTGATCAATAATGATGGGGGCGGCATTTTCTCTTTCCTGCCACAGGCGAATGATAGGGAACATTTCGAAACGCTTTTCGGAACGCCCCATGGCCTTGATTTTTCCCATACCGCCATGCTTTACGGCGGTAAATACGACAAAGTGCAAACGTGGGACGAACTGAAGAGGGTATTTACGGAGTCTTTTGAGATTCAAGGTCTGAAGATCATCGAGGTGCCGACCGAAAGGGAGTCCAATTTGCAAAAACATCGAAATTTGTGGAGTTATGTTTCCCAGGAAATAAAATTGGTGTTAGACAGGGAAATATCATGA
- a CDS encoding isochorismate synthase, with the protein MAISEETEQFQGLASAIQKAKDLNDQVLFSHIKKIQGTNPLSFYQAGRERYAGERFFWEDPAKEITITGLGNVKKLKAAANAERYREVEKSWIKLQETAVKTGVTDLEATGPLLFGGFSFDYESNSTLLWNQFGDNLFYIPAFMLSIVGKQAYLTTNLLCSPDDSEKLFRDMINEREAFLFESLDGAPCGPNSLVSQREVQPEEWQRTVKDAVEEIKTTDLNKIVLARELRLTFDHSIDSGKVLERLIAEQPLSYIFSLEAGGDCFVGATPERLIKKQGHDVFSTCLAGSMGRGKDEQEDVSLGNELLHDQKNLQEHQYVVSMISNAFDAVCEKVMVPDGPELMKNRHIQHLYTPVRGVAKEGVTILQFVENLHPTPAMGGLPKEKAVMRIREMEGLERGFYAGPLGWMDTYGNGEFAVGIRSALIQDNEASLFAGCGVVEDSTPMAEFRETGIKFNPMLSALGGNLNE; encoded by the coding sequence TTGGCTATCTCGGAAGAAACTGAACAGTTTCAGGGGCTGGCTTCAGCTATACAAAAGGCGAAGGACTTGAATGATCAAGTTCTATTCAGTCATATTAAGAAAATTCAAGGCACCAACCCCCTTTCATTTTATCAAGCTGGAAGAGAACGGTATGCGGGTGAACGCTTTTTTTGGGAGGATCCTGCAAAGGAAATAACCATCACTGGTTTAGGCAATGTTAAGAAACTCAAAGCGGCAGCGAATGCCGAACGTTATAGAGAAGTCGAAAAGAGCTGGATCAAACTGCAGGAAACTGCTGTCAAAACGGGAGTGACCGATTTAGAAGCGACAGGACCTTTACTGTTTGGGGGCTTTTCTTTTGATTATGAATCTAACAGTACGCTCCTTTGGAACCAATTCGGGGACAACCTGTTTTATATACCTGCCTTCATGCTATCAATAGTGGGGAAACAAGCTTACTTAACGACAAACTTACTTTGTTCGCCTGATGATTCAGAAAAACTCTTCAGAGATATGATAAATGAACGGGAAGCTTTCCTTTTCGAAAGCTTGGATGGAGCTCCATGCGGGCCTAACTCCCTTGTTAGTCAGAGGGAGGTGCAGCCTGAGGAGTGGCAGCGCACGGTCAAGGATGCTGTCGAGGAAATCAAGACGACCGATCTCAATAAGATCGTGTTGGCCAGGGAACTGCGGCTTACCTTCGATCACTCCATCGATTCAGGGAAGGTGCTCGAACGATTGATTGCAGAGCAGCCATTAAGCTATATTTTCAGTTTGGAAGCGGGCGGCGACTGCTTTGTCGGGGCTACTCCCGAACGCTTGATCAAGAAGCAGGGACATGATGTCTTTTCAACCTGTCTTGCCGGTTCGATGGGACGAGGGAAAGATGAGCAAGAAGATGTTAGCCTGGGCAATGAATTGCTTCATGACCAAAAGAATTTACAAGAGCACCAATATGTCGTATCGATGATATCCAATGCTTTTGATGCTGTATGTGAAAAGGTCATGGTTCCGGACGGACCGGAGCTCATGAAAAATCGTCATATCCAGCATTTGTATACGCCGGTTCGCGGTGTCGCAAAGGAAGGCGTCACGATATTGCAATTTGTTGAGAACCTCCATCCGACACCTGCCATGGGCGGGCTTCCTAAAGAAAAGGCCGTTATGAGAATTCGGGAAATGGAAGGGCTTGAACGCGGCTTTTATGCGGGGCCGCTGGGCTGGATGGATACGTATGGAAACGGGGAATTCGCTGTAGGGATACGCTCGGCCCTGATACAGGACAATGAGGCTTCGCTTTTTGCGGGCTGCGGCGTAGTGGAGGATTCGACTCCCATGGCAGAGTTCAGGGAAACGGGGATTAAATTCAATCCGATGTTAAGTGCTTTAGGAGGAAATCTTAATGAATGA
- a CDS encoding 1,4-dihydroxy-2-naphthoate polyprenyltransferase yields MQTEYDGLPMKRTWKIWWELIRPHTLTAAFVPVLLGTVIALLEDGVNWLLFAAMMMASILIQAATNLFNEYYDFKRGLDTEESVGIGGGIVRHGMTPKLIMTLALGMYAIALLLGIYICAASSWWLAAVGLVCMLVGYLYTGGPLPISYTPFGELFSGLFMGFLIILIAFYIQAGYVSATAILIAIPSGILVGLINLSNNLRDHDGDKAHGRKTMPVVMGRKNALTFMAIMFGFSYLWLVGLVVTGNVTAWILLALLSIPKAMKAVKGFVGKTQPITMVPAMKATAQTNTFFGLLMAIGLFISYFI; encoded by the coding sequence ATGCAAACAGAATACGATGGACTTCCCATGAAACGGACGTGGAAGATCTGGTGGGAGTTAATTCGTCCACATACACTAACAGCAGCTTTTGTCCCGGTCTTGCTTGGAACGGTCATTGCGCTTTTGGAAGATGGCGTCAATTGGCTGCTATTTGCCGCCATGATGATGGCCAGTATCCTGATCCAGGCCGCTACGAACTTATTCAATGAATACTATGATTTCAAAAGGGGCTTGGATACCGAGGAATCGGTCGGCATCGGCGGCGGAATCGTACGCCATGGAATGACCCCAAAACTCATCATGACCCTGGCACTTGGCATGTATGCCATCGCCTTGTTACTTGGAATCTACATTTGTGCCGCATCATCTTGGTGGCTTGCTGCAGTAGGACTGGTTTGCATGCTTGTCGGCTATCTTTATACAGGAGGCCCGCTGCCCATCTCCTATACACCTTTCGGGGAACTTTTTTCAGGGTTGTTCATGGGCTTTTTGATCATTTTGATCGCCTTTTACATTCAAGCAGGTTATGTGTCCGCCACCGCCATTTTAATTGCCATACCGAGCGGAATATTGGTCGGATTGATCAACTTATCCAATAACCTCCGTGACCATGATGGAGATAAAGCTCACGGCCGTAAAACGATGCCCGTCGTGATGGGCAGGAAAAACGCCCTCACCTTCATGGCCATCATGTTTGGCTTTTCTTACTTATGGCTGGTTGGCTTGGTCGTTACCGGAAACGTAACGGCATGGATTCTCCTTGCCCTGCTAAGCATTCCAAAAGCCATGAAAGCAGTCAAAGGCTTCGTCGGTAAAACGCAGCCGATCACGATGGTGCCGGCAATGAAAGCCACGGCCCAAACCAACACTTTCTTTGGCCTGCTTATGGCCATCGGTTTATTCATCAGCTATTTTATTTAA
- a CDS encoding TraR/DksA C4-type zinc finger protein codes for MPTQQQIQTFKKELLQEKTELEKRIQNDEGTELESQTESVGELSSYDNHPADLGTELFEAERNQALDEHAQSEMEKIEEALNAIEEGSYGHCKTCQKEIPFERLEAIPSTLYCVEHTPERANAHDRPVEEDILIPSMGDDFENRHGNEIVDKEDSFGEVAKFGTSETPSDYTGDHDNYNDLYDNEDETNGFPEDYEGFAANDIEGKNRVDMPNKRQKEYEDTLEDEHIDSNLGDIPYKQKDSYINEKK; via the coding sequence ATGCCAACCCAGCAACAAATACAAACATTCAAAAAGGAACTGCTCCAGGAAAAAACGGAGCTTGAAAAAAGGATACAAAATGATGAAGGAACTGAACTTGAAAGCCAGACGGAATCAGTAGGGGAATTATCATCATATGATAATCATCCTGCCGACCTTGGCACCGAATTATTCGAAGCCGAACGCAATCAAGCACTCGATGAACATGCCCAATCGGAAATGGAGAAAATTGAAGAAGCCTTGAATGCCATCGAAGAAGGCTCGTATGGTCATTGCAAAACCTGCCAGAAGGAAATCCCTTTCGAGAGGCTTGAAGCCATCCCGAGCACGCTCTATTGTGTCGAACATACGCCGGAACGGGCGAATGCACATGATCGCCCGGTTGAAGAAGACATCCTGATCCCATCCATGGGTGATGATTTTGAAAACCGTCACGGAAATGAAATAGTCGATAAAGAAGATAGCTTTGGTGAAGTCGCCAAATTCGGCACATCCGAAACGCCATCCGATTACACAGGCGACCATGACAATTACAATGACCTGTATGATAACGAAGATGAAACGAATGGATTCCCTGAAGACTACGAAGGCTTTGCCGCAAATGACATTGAAGGGAAAAATAGAGTGGATATGCCGAACAAGCGGCAAAAGGAATATGAGGATACCTTGGAAGACGAACATATCGATTCCAACCTTGGGGACATCCCCTACAAGCAAAAAGATAGTTATATCAATGAAAAAAAATAG